A genomic region of Gemmatimonadaceae bacterium contains the following coding sequences:
- a CDS encoding ABC transporter ATP-binding protein: protein MKQIRRLLPYYSPYRAQLIAGLALVVVSTAITSVIPWLIRLAIDGIRAGAALSGTWKLAGGIVGVAIAGGIMRYAMREYMNGISRLIEFDLRDDLFRHLEKLDASWFARNRTGDIMARLTNDLGAVRMAAGPAIMYLMNTIAGGIFALVFMLRIDPTLTVLALLPMVALPIITAWLGKAIHRRFESVQEHFSTLTTHVQENLTGTRIVRAYRQESAEIARFGALNDEYMARNMSLARLYGTMHPMFALLAGVAAVVVLGLGGLLVLRGRISVGSFVAFGLYLNLLTWPLIALGWVINLFQRGSASMGRLTEILDARPSLDEPDAASMVHLPPAIGGRSIEFRNVGFHYPAPPGEERWVLRNVSFVVPAGATLGVAGATGSGKSALMDLIPRLHDPQEGEILMDGVPIRHVPLHELRREIGFVPQESLLFSDTIGANLRYGGADEAGMMWAAHVAQLDATIESFPGKYETMLGERGINLSGGQKQRASLGRALARRPAIIVLDDALSAVDTHTEAEILRGLRDALTARTAVIASHRVSAIRDASWIIVLDDARIVEQGRHDDLMMAEGRYWALLRRQQLVESIESDDEQSVALQEATGD from the coding sequence ATGAAACAAATCAGGCGCCTTCTCCCCTACTATTCCCCGTATCGGGCCCAGCTGATCGCCGGGCTCGCGCTCGTAGTGGTCTCGACGGCCATCACAAGTGTGATACCCTGGCTTATCCGGCTGGCAATAGACGGAATCCGCGCCGGCGCTGCGCTGAGCGGCACCTGGAAGCTTGCCGGTGGGATCGTGGGAGTCGCAATCGCCGGCGGCATCATGCGCTACGCCATGCGCGAGTACATGAACGGGATCAGCCGGCTCATCGAATTCGATCTCCGCGACGACCTGTTCAGACACCTCGAGAAGCTCGACGCATCGTGGTTCGCGCGGAATCGTACCGGCGACATCATGGCCCGCCTCACGAACGACCTCGGAGCGGTCAGAATGGCCGCCGGCCCCGCCATCATGTACCTGATGAACACGATCGCCGGCGGCATTTTTGCGCTCGTCTTCATGCTGCGCATCGATCCGACCCTTACCGTCCTTGCTCTACTCCCGATGGTAGCTCTTCCCATCATCACCGCATGGCTTGGCAAAGCGATCCACCGCCGTTTCGAGTCGGTTCAGGAGCATTTCTCGACACTCACCACGCACGTGCAGGAAAACCTCACCGGTACGCGGATCGTCCGCGCCTACCGGCAGGAGAGCGCCGAGATCGCACGGTTCGGCGCTCTCAACGACGAGTACATGGCCCGCAACATGTCGCTCGCACGCCTCTACGGCACGATGCACCCGATGTTCGCCCTCCTTGCTGGCGTGGCCGCCGTGGTGGTGCTGGGCCTTGGCGGGCTCCTCGTACTGCGTGGAAGGATCAGCGTCGGGTCTTTCGTCGCGTTTGGACTGTACCTCAACCTTCTGACGTGGCCTCTGATCGCGCTCGGATGGGTGATCAATCTCTTTCAGCGTGGCAGCGCGTCCATGGGGCGGCTGACCGAGATTCTCGATGCCCGTCCATCACTTGATGAGCCCGACGCCGCATCAATGGTTCACCTCCCGCCGGCAATCGGCGGACGCTCGATCGAATTCCGAAACGTCGGCTTCCACTATCCCGCGCCTCCCGGCGAGGAGCGGTGGGTTCTGCGCAATGTGAGCTTCGTCGTTCCCGCCGGCGCTACACTGGGCGTCGCCGGCGCGACCGGAAGCGGAAAGAGCGCGCTCATGGACCTCATCCCGCGCCTGCATGATCCGCAGGAAGGCGAGATACTGATGGACGGCGTGCCCATCCGCCACGTTCCGCTCCATGAACTGCGGCGTGAGATCGGCTTCGTGCCGCAGGAGAGTCTCCTCTTCAGCGACACAATCGGCGCGAACCTTCGCTACGGAGGGGCAGACGAAGCCGGGATGATGTGGGCGGCGCACGTCGCCCAGCTCGACGCTACCATCGAAAGCTTTCCCGGGAAATATGAAACGATGCTGGGTGAGCGCGGTATCAATCTCTCCGGTGGCCAGAAGCAGCGGGCCTCGTTGGGCCGGGCACTGGCGCGCCGGCCGGCGATAATAGTGCTGGACGACGCGTTGAGCGCAGTTGATACTCATACCGAGGCGGAAATCCTGCGCGGCCTGCGCGACGCGCTCACGGCACGCACGGCGGTGATAGCCTCCCACCGCGTGAGCGCGATCCGCGACGCGAGCTGGATCATTGTGCTGGACGACGCCCGAATAGTCGAACAAGGGAGACACGACGACTTGATGATGGCCGAGGGCCGGTACTGGGCGCTGCTTAGAAGACAGCAGCTGGTGGAATCGATCGAAAGCGACGACGAGCAGAGCGTCGCCCTCCAGGAAGCGACCGGTGACTGA
- a CDS encoding HAMP domain-containing sensor histidine kinase, with protein sequence MTDAGLARPGASFIAASDRVARLQAELAEAQRIIADLRDRDALKTQSLSNISHDLRTPLTAIITHAEILRDGILGEVSPKQKESISVIITGGRQLLDMIAEILMHARDSSEPLTLVESEFSLHDVVEQVTTLNESLVARKGLTLERYTSTELPPIRGDRDKVIHVLTNLLGNAFEFTPSGGRVWVNACMSPEDPQGLVLMEVGDTGRGIAPDHHELIFREFAQVDSSASRVHHGTGLGLTIARRFVELHGGRIWVESDLGCGSRFFFTLPVGRPAE encoded by the coding sequence GTGACTGACGCCGGTCTCGCCAGGCCGGGTGCTTCGTTCATCGCCGCGAGCGATCGCGTAGCGCGCCTGCAAGCGGAGCTCGCCGAGGCGCAGCGCATCATCGCCGACCTGCGCGACCGCGACGCGCTGAAGACGCAGTCTCTTTCGAACATATCGCACGACCTTCGTACGCCTCTCACGGCAATCATCACTCACGCCGAGATACTCCGCGATGGAATACTCGGCGAGGTAAGCCCGAAGCAGAAGGAGAGCATCTCCGTCATCATCACGGGCGGTCGCCAACTGCTCGACATGATCGCCGAGATACTGATGCACGCGCGCGATTCGAGCGAGCCGCTTACCCTGGTCGAGTCGGAGTTCTCGCTTCACGACGTCGTCGAACAGGTGACGACGTTGAACGAGTCTCTCGTCGCGAGAAAGGGATTGACGCTGGAGCGCTACACGTCCACGGAGCTCCCTCCCATCCGCGGCGACCGGGACAAGGTCATCCACGTTCTCACGAATCTTCTCGGCAACGCATTCGAATTCACGCCGAGCGGCGGTCGGGTATGGGTGAACGCCTGCATGAGTCCCGAGGATCCGCAGGGGCTCGTGCTGATGGAGGTGGGCGACACCGGCCGCGGGATCGCCCCGGACCATCACGAGCTCATTTTCCGCGAATTCGCTCAGGTGGACTCGTCGGCGTCGCGCGTGCATCACGGCACCGGGCTTGGCCTGACCATCGCGCGGCGGTTCGTTGAGCTGCATGGCGGCAGGATCTGGGTGGAGAGCGATCTCGGATGCGGGAGCCGGTTCTTCTTCACTCTCCCCGTCGGACGGCCCGCGGAATGA
- the priA gene encoding primosomal protein N', translating into MTSEPTGLVEVALPVPLFQTFTYELNPESERIPLAGSRVVVPFRNRKEIGICLGPADPASLPKKVKRIIEVPDDTPALSESMIALCRWMADYYVVPFGLALRTALPASLTGAAQPRPSRKTHRVVRLREDLPTLMHRDKAFARAPQQRAVFEMLESLGGTSTLEHLLQQLAFSPSVLKSLEKRGLIQIDAEEVDRDPFALRAGEAPRPHVPTEPQSAAIEKLTTASPGEVFLLHGITGSGKTLVYIELLREIVDRRGQTAIVLVPEIALTPQTVDRFRAVFGDRIAVLHSALSDGERYDAWLALKRGDRRIAVGARSAVFAPLENLGAIIVDEEHESSYKQGETPRYHAREVAIVRARAEGAIVVLGSATPSLESWTNATAGKYTLLTLPDRVGGGRLPGVEVVDLRHRVAPMPDSSTGPGTGYSAVIREELDRALSETLRRKEQSILLLNRRGYSSFVQCNDCGDVVVCPNCSITLTHHRAPERLLCHYCAHQEPLRAECVRCGGQTLKHRGLGTQQVERLLSERFPTARIARMDVDTTSGKWAHAEILDRVASGEVDILLGTQMIAKGLDFPNVTLVGVVDADVGINLPDFRASERCFQLLSQVAGRAGRGPKGGKVLIQTRVPAHHAVRCALTHDYATFVREELEGRINPPYPPNLRLANIVFSGTNARATADLATKGADWIRELLDARTAGDIALVGPAPCPIERVKTRWRWHVLLKSQNSADLTRVGRYFMERFPVPAALRVTLDRDPVALL; encoded by the coding sequence ATGACCTCCGAGCCAACGGGGCTGGTGGAAGTAGCGCTTCCGGTCCCGCTCTTCCAGACGTTCACCTACGAGCTGAATCCGGAGTCGGAGCGAATTCCACTCGCCGGATCGCGCGTCGTCGTACCCTTCCGCAACCGAAAAGAGATCGGCATCTGCCTCGGGCCGGCCGATCCGGCGAGCCTGCCGAAAAAGGTGAAGCGCATCATTGAGGTACCCGACGACACGCCGGCCCTCAGTGAATCAATGATCGCGCTCTGCAGGTGGATGGCCGACTATTACGTCGTACCGTTCGGTCTCGCCCTGCGCACCGCTCTTCCCGCGTCGCTCACCGGCGCAGCGCAGCCGCGGCCGTCGCGAAAGACGCATCGCGTCGTCCGCCTCCGGGAGGATCTGCCGACGCTGATGCACCGCGACAAGGCGTTCGCGAGAGCGCCGCAGCAGCGGGCCGTCTTCGAGATGCTGGAGTCGCTCGGCGGGACGAGCACGCTCGAGCATCTGCTGCAACAGCTCGCCTTCTCACCGTCGGTGCTGAAATCCCTGGAGAAGCGCGGCCTCATCCAGATAGATGCCGAGGAAGTGGATCGCGATCCGTTCGCGCTGAGGGCGGGCGAAGCGCCGCGTCCACACGTGCCGACAGAACCACAATCCGCGGCCATCGAGAAGCTCACCACGGCATCGCCCGGCGAGGTATTTCTTCTTCACGGGATCACCGGAAGCGGAAAGACACTCGTCTACATCGAGCTGCTGCGCGAGATAGTGGACCGGCGCGGGCAGACGGCGATCGTTCTCGTTCCCGAGATCGCGTTGACACCCCAGACGGTGGACAGGTTCCGCGCGGTTTTCGGTGACAGGATCGCTGTGCTGCATTCGGCGCTGAGTGACGGGGAGCGCTACGACGCATGGCTGGCGCTCAAGCGCGGCGACAGGCGCATCGCCGTCGGTGCGCGCTCCGCCGTGTTCGCGCCTCTCGAAAACCTCGGCGCGATCATTGTGGACGAGGAGCACGAGTCCAGCTATAAACAGGGGGAGACGCCGCGCTATCACGCGCGCGAGGTGGCGATCGTCCGCGCGAGAGCGGAAGGAGCGATAGTCGTACTCGGCAGCGCGACGCCCTCACTCGAATCGTGGACCAACGCGACCGCGGGGAAATACACGCTACTGACACTCCCCGATCGAGTCGGCGGCGGGCGTTTGCCGGGAGTGGAAGTGGTGGATTTGCGACACCGCGTAGCACCGATGCCCGACAGCAGCACGGGGCCTGGCACGGGGTATTCTGCGGTAATCCGCGAAGAGCTGGACCGGGCGCTTTCCGAGACGCTGCGAAGGAAGGAGCAGAGCATCCTGCTTCTCAACCGCCGGGGATACTCGTCGTTCGTACAGTGCAACGACTGCGGCGACGTCGTGGTGTGTCCCAACTGCAGCATCACACTGACGCACCATCGCGCGCCGGAGCGACTCCTCTGTCACTATTGCGCGCACCAGGAGCCGTTGCGCGCGGAGTGCGTGCGGTGCGGCGGCCAGACACTGAAGCATCGCGGGCTCGGCACTCAGCAGGTCGAGCGGCTGCTCAGCGAGCGGTTTCCGACGGCGCGAATTGCGCGCATGGACGTGGACACGACCAGCGGCAAGTGGGCGCACGCCGAGATACTGGACCGGGTGGCGAGCGGGGAGGTGGACATTCTTCTCGGCACGCAGATGATCGCCAAGGGGCTCGATTTTCCGAACGTGACGCTGGTGGGGGTAGTGGATGCCGACGTGGGCATCAACCTTCCCGATTTTCGCGCGTCGGAGCGGTGCTTCCAGCTGCTGAGCCAGGTTGCCGGGCGTGCGGGTCGCGGGCCGAAGGGCGGGAAGGTGCTGATCCAGACGCGTGTGCCGGCGCACCACGCCGTCCGATGCGCGCTCACGCACGATTACGCGACCTTCGTGCGCGAGGAGCTGGAGGGTCGGATCAACCCCCCGTACCCGCCCAATCTGCGTCTCGCGAACATTGTCTTCAGCGGAACGAACGCCCGCGCTACCGCTGATCTCGCGACGAAGGGCGCCGACTGGATCCGCGAGTTGCTCGATGCCCGAACGGCCGGTGACATCGCACTCGTGGGACCGGCGCCATGCCCGATCGAAAGGGTGAAGACGCGGTGGAGATGGCACGTGCTCCTGAAATCGCAGAACTCCGCCGATCTGACGCGCGTGGGCCGCTATTTCATGGAGAGATTCCCGGTTCCTGCGGCACTCCGCGTCACGCTCGACCGCGATCCCGTGGCGCTGCTGTAG
- a CDS encoding alkaline phosphatase family protein has protein sequence MTERRAYQRAGPLLRWYYATKYRLFNRERRPHDGRRGVIMLQVDALAYADLRRAIDRGFCPTIERLLRESDFTLRRWFCGLPSATPYCQAGIFHGENPGIPAFRFYDKPARKIITCNASDGVQYIRDRIKSPGALAGGSSYVNLMDGDAQTVAFTVATRERMSVYQRLGGGRMAMLIVLHPIRIARMVVQSVLEYLLEEWERLRGELARQATHSEGIFPFIRILSNVIIRELQTMAILLDVYLGVPVIYSTFMQYDELAHHFGPSSKQALSDLRRTDARISEIWRMARLAGGRQYDLVILSDHGMTPAQSYRVQFRESLGATVERMLDGDVLASHSEASEYAHIGPEVIEAVAVITPPARERTRRALRLVRDWLRSRYGLREIILPEKYRVAATHDVVVTYSSCLALLYFAADARQLMLSDILGDPRRRRLYSGLLDHDGIGLIITRTPEGVHVEGKAGKALLKDGAVRVVEGRNPMDPYGTESYVVNAVEYLATQSNAGDCILFGAYDGYDIVSFDDQVGAHGSAGGDQVYPFIIAPSWLGLADETLEDARDIHRAVLLRYSDPSVDRGRASSPMQDRSATI, from the coding sequence GTGACGGAGCGGCGCGCGTATCAACGCGCGGGCCCGCTCCTGCGCTGGTACTACGCGACCAAGTACCGCCTGTTCAACCGGGAGCGCCGGCCCCACGACGGGCGCCGCGGTGTCATCATGCTGCAGGTAGACGCGCTGGCGTATGCCGACCTGAGGCGAGCGATAGACCGCGGCTTCTGTCCTACCATCGAGCGCCTTCTGCGCGAGAGCGACTTCACGCTGCGGCGGTGGTTCTGCGGCCTTCCGTCGGCGACGCCCTATTGCCAGGCAGGAATCTTTCACGGCGAGAACCCGGGGATTCCGGCATTCCGCTTCTACGACAAGCCGGCGCGGAAGATCATCACCTGCAACGCTTCGGACGGCGTGCAGTACATCCGCGACCGGATCAAGTCGCCGGGGGCGCTGGCCGGCGGATCGAGCTATGTGAACCTGATGGACGGCGACGCGCAGACGGTTGCGTTCACGGTGGCGACGCGGGAGCGCATGTCGGTCTACCAGCGGCTTGGCGGCGGGCGCATGGCAATGCTCATCGTTCTGCATCCAATCCGCATCGCGCGAATGGTTGTTCAGAGCGTGCTCGAGTACCTGCTGGAAGAATGGGAGCGGCTGCGTGGCGAGCTCGCGCGGCAGGCGACGCACTCCGAGGGCATTTTTCCATTCATCAGAATCCTGAGCAACGTCATCATCCGCGAGCTGCAAACGATGGCGATACTGCTCGACGTTTATCTCGGCGTGCCGGTGATCTACAGCACGTTCATGCAATATGACGAGCTCGCGCATCATTTCGGGCCGTCGAGCAAGCAGGCGCTGAGCGACCTGAGGCGCACTGACGCGCGAATCTCCGAGATATGGCGCATGGCACGACTGGCGGGCGGTCGCCAGTACGATCTCGTGATTCTCTCCGACCACGGAATGACTCCCGCGCAGAGCTATCGTGTGCAATTCCGCGAATCGCTCGGCGCCACCGTGGAGAGGATGCTCGACGGCGACGTTCTCGCGAGTCATTCGGAGGCGAGCGAGTACGCGCACATAGGTCCGGAGGTAATCGAAGCGGTTGCCGTCATCACGCCCCCGGCGAGGGAGCGCACGCGGCGCGCGCTCCGGCTGGTGCGCGACTGGCTCCGCAGCCGTTATGGGCTACGGGAGATAATCCTTCCGGAAAAGTACCGCGTCGCCGCCACGCACGACGTCGTCGTGACATACAGCTCGTGCCTCGCGTTGCTCTACTTCGCAGCCGACGCGCGTCAACTCATGCTCAGCGATATCCTCGGCGATCCGCGCCGGCGGCGGCTCTATTCGGGTCTGCTCGACCACGACGGAATCGGCCTGATCATCACGCGCACGCCCGAAGGCGTTCATGTCGAGGGAAAGGCGGGCAAGGCACTGCTGAAAGACGGGGCCGTGCGCGTCGTCGAAGGCCGGAATCCGATGGATCCCTACGGTACGGAGAGCTACGTCGTGAACGCCGTGGAGTATCTCGCGACGCAGTCAAACGCCGGCGATTGCATCCTTTTCGGCGCGTACGATGGCTACGACATCGTGTCGTTCGACGACCAGGTCGGTGCGCACGGCTCGGCCGGAGGCGATCAGGTGTACCCCTTCATCATCGCACCGTCATGGCTCGGCCTCGCCGACGAGACTCTCGAAGACGCGCGGGACATTCATCGTGCCGTGTTGTTGAGGTATTCCGATCCTTCAGTGGATCGAGGAAGAGCATCGAGCCCGATGCAGGATAGATCCGCTACGATTTGA
- a CDS encoding response regulator codes for MNGRVLLVEDSPMISGALRMLLEAGGFEVTLATTAAEAMAWSGPERADVMLLDIGLPDADGLSVIGALDARGLRPVTTYAMTGHGDAATRERCLAAGCDDVLLKPVPVQQLLRIVSEAVA; via the coding sequence ATGAACGGCCGTGTGCTGCTCGTCGAGGACAGCCCGATGATCAGCGGCGCCCTCAGAATGCTGCTCGAGGCCGGCGGTTTCGAAGTGACCCTCGCAACGACCGCGGCCGAGGCGATGGCGTGGAGCGGCCCGGAGCGCGCGGACGTGATGCTGCTGGACATCGGGCTTCCCGATGCGGACGGATTGTCGGTGATCGGCGCGCTCGACGCGCGCGGGCTCAGGCCGGTGACCACATACGCGATGACGGGACACGGCGACGCGGCGACGCGTGAGCGCTGCCTCGCCGCCGGATGTGACGACGTGCTGCTCAAGCCGGTGCCAGTCCAGCAATTGCTTCGCATCGTATCCGAAGCGGTGGCGTGA
- the ggt gene encoding gamma-glutamyltransferase, translating to MINSGMQHLILFLSLAACSPGGLALPASSQVPAHMPPRAPAVFTDGWKYPAGSSATVAEHAMVASSSRTAAEAGVEILKAGGNAVDAAVAVGFALAVAYPEAGNIGGGGYMVIRMSDGRTAALDYREEAPGASFRDMYLDSAGRLTSHAEAGRSASGVPGAVGGLTAAHARYGSLPLAAVMAPAIRLAAEGMIVDTALARSVANNASLIARYDGASLFLLDGKPISRGSRFVQPALAETLRAIARDGAAGFYKDRAAALIVAEMARDCPAGVKERERASHGCGLITADDLARYSPVWRTPVSTRFRGYRLLSMPPSSSGGITLGEALNILDGFPALPSFGSAEYLHLLASAFQRAFIDRNALLGDPDFVKIPMAVLASRKYAARLRATIDPARATPTRTLRMPSHEGTETTHYSVVDASGNAVSTTTTLNSLYGSGVFVRGAGFFMNNEMDDFAAKPGSPNQFGLVQGEANAVAPRKRMLSAMSPTIVLDPRGELYMVLGARGGPRIITSTAQVILNVIEHRMSLADAMNAPRIHHQALPDTIRFDAGGFDSATVARLSAMGYGLTPQSYIGGSVVAIRRVNGGFEGMDDPRGFGGAAVGY from the coding sequence GTGATCAATTCCGGCATGCAGCATCTCATTCTCTTCCTTTCGCTTGCCGCCTGTTCACCCGGGGGACTCGCGCTGCCCGCGTCGAGTCAGGTCCCGGCTCACATGCCTCCGCGCGCGCCCGCAGTCTTTACCGATGGATGGAAGTATCCGGCGGGCTCGAGCGCCACGGTGGCCGAACATGCGATGGTGGCGAGCAGCAGCCGGACCGCTGCCGAAGCAGGCGTGGAGATTCTCAAGGCGGGCGGCAACGCAGTGGACGCCGCTGTCGCGGTGGGATTCGCGCTCGCGGTGGCGTATCCCGAGGCCGGAAATATCGGCGGTGGTGGATACATGGTCATCCGGATGAGCGACGGGCGCACCGCTGCGCTTGATTACCGCGAGGAAGCACCCGGCGCGTCGTTCCGCGACATGTATCTCGATTCGGCTGGGCGGCTCACGAGCCACGCTGAAGCCGGACGGTCCGCCTCGGGAGTGCCGGGTGCGGTCGGCGGTCTCACCGCAGCGCACGCACGTTACGGCTCCCTGCCGCTCGCCGCGGTGATGGCCCCCGCAATCCGCCTCGCGGCCGAGGGCATGATCGTGGACACCGCTCTTGCACGATCGGTGGCGAACAATGCTTCGCTCATCGCCAGGTATGATGGCGCATCGCTGTTTCTCCTCGATGGAAAGCCAATCTCGAGAGGATCGCGATTCGTGCAGCCCGCTCTCGCCGAGACGCTGCGCGCCATCGCGCGGGACGGCGCGGCCGGATTCTACAAGGACCGGGCTGCGGCGCTCATCGTCGCGGAGATGGCGCGCGACTGCCCCGCCGGAGTGAAAGAACGCGAGCGCGCGTCTCACGGATGCGGATTGATCACGGCTGACGATCTCGCGCGCTACAGTCCCGTCTGGCGCACACCCGTGAGCACGCGATTCCGCGGATACCGGCTGCTCTCGATGCCGCCGTCGTCTTCCGGCGGGATCACTCTCGGCGAGGCGCTGAACATACTCGACGGGTTCCCGGCTCTTCCTTCATTCGGCAGCGCGGAGTATCTGCACCTCCTCGCGTCCGCGTTTCAGCGCGCGTTCATCGACAGGAACGCGCTGCTCGGCGATCCCGATTTCGTGAAGATTCCGATGGCGGTGCTGGCGAGTCGGAAGTACGCCGCCCGGCTCAGAGCGACGATCGATCCCGCGCGCGCGACGCCCACGCGCACTCTCAGGATGCCATCGCATGAAGGAACGGAGACGACGCATTACTCGGTAGTGGACGCGTCCGGCAATGCCGTTTCCACCACCACGACTCTCAACAGTCTCTATGGATCGGGAGTGTTCGTGCGCGGCGCCGGCTTCTTCATGAACAACGAGATGGACGATTTCGCGGCAAAGCCGGGCTCGCCGAACCAGTTCGGACTCGTGCAGGGCGAGGCGAACGCCGTCGCGCCGCGGAAGCGGATGCTGAGCGCGATGTCGCCCACAATCGTGCTCGATCCGCGTGGCGAGCTGTACATGGTGCTCGGCGCGCGCGGCGGACCGCGCATCATCACGAGCACGGCGCAGGTGATACTCAACGTCATCGAGCACCGCATGAGTCTCGCCGACGCGATGAATGCACCGAGGATCCATCATCAGGCATTGCCTGACACGATCCGGTTCGACGCCGGCGGCTTCGACAGCGCCACAGTCGCGCGGCTTTCGGCGATGGGCTACGGCCTCACGCCTCAGAGCTACATTGGCGGATCGGTCGTGGCGATCAGGCGTGTGAACGGCGGATTCGAAGGAATGGACGATCCGCGGGGGTTCGGGGGAGCGGCGGTAGGCTACTGA